One genomic segment of Chloroflexota bacterium includes these proteins:
- a CDS encoding sugar transferase yields MTVVDPQGRVGVAQAPRPGPSERADGPSGGRRDWVLTVVHVATDAAMIVLAFFTSWAIRYVAEIGPEIEETNYVPFSVFAPVLLGLIPVSLLAIAFSGLYRQRRGTEWFDDIPSVTRSIALATMTLFAGVALLRYPATSRLTFILTWFTATLFVILGRAIVQLVASILHQRGIGVERVLIVGGNNLGRIIMQSLASRAHLGYYVVGFVDDDRAGDFGRFRHLGGLDDVERLAEEEKIDQVIVALPAASHAAILRIVDHCRQGQVSFKLVPDLYEMSLSRVDVDTVSGIPLIGLKDVAIIGWNALTKRAIDIVVASLALLALSPILAVIALLIKLESRGPVLYHHTRIGKNRLPFTMFKFRSMRQDADKLRAAMLKEQDGDNRLFKDRRDPRITRVGGVIRRWSLDELPQFWNVLIGDMSVVGPRPQIPPEVANYEDWHYKRLAVSPGLTGLWQVSGRSELTFDEMVIYDIYYIENWSLGLDFRILLRTVPAVLQGRGAF; encoded by the coding sequence ATGACCGTCGTCGATCCCCAGGGTCGTGTCGGCGTCGCCCAGGCTCCCCGCCCAGGCCCGTCCGAGCGCGCTGACGGCCCGTCCGGCGGCCGCCGCGACTGGGTGCTGACGGTCGTCCACGTCGCCACTGACGCCGCCATGATCGTGCTGGCGTTCTTCACCAGTTGGGCGATCCGCTACGTGGCCGAGATCGGGCCTGAGATCGAGGAGACGAACTACGTCCCATTCTCGGTCTTCGCGCCGGTCCTTCTCGGACTCATACCGGTCTCGCTGCTGGCGATCGCGTTCAGCGGTCTCTACCGCCAGCGGCGCGGCACCGAGTGGTTCGACGATATCCCGAGCGTCACGCGGAGCATCGCCCTCGCGACCATGACGCTGTTCGCCGGCGTGGCCCTGCTGCGCTACCCGGCCACCTCCCGCCTGACGTTCATCCTGACGTGGTTCACCGCCACCCTGTTCGTCATTCTCGGGCGGGCCATCGTCCAACTGGTCGCCTCGATCCTCCACCAGCGGGGCATCGGCGTCGAGCGGGTGCTGATCGTGGGCGGGAACAACCTTGGCCGCATCATCATGCAGAGCCTCGCCTCGCGCGCTCACCTGGGGTACTACGTCGTCGGCTTCGTGGACGACGACCGCGCCGGCGACTTTGGCCGGTTCCGGCACCTGGGCGGCCTGGACGACGTCGAGCGGCTGGCCGAGGAAGAGAAGATCGACCAGGTGATCGTGGCGCTGCCGGCCGCGTCGCACGCCGCGATCCTCCGCATCGTCGATCACTGCCGGCAGGGACAGGTCAGCTTCAAACTGGTGCCCGACCTCTACGAGATGAGCCTCAGCCGCGTGGACGTGGATACCGTGAGCGGCATCCCGCTCATCGGATTGAAGGACGTCGCGATCATCGGCTGGAACGCCCTGACCAAGCGGGCCATCGACATCGTGGTGGCGTCGCTGGCCCTGCTGGCGCTCTCGCCGATCCTCGCCGTCATCGCGCTGCTGATCAAGCTCGAATCGCGCGGGCCCGTTCTGTACCACCACACCCGCATCGGCAAGAACCGCCTGCCGTTCACGATGTTCAAGTTCCGCTCGATGCGCCAGGACGCCGACAAGCTCCGCGCCGCGATGCTCAAGGAGCAAGATGGCGACAATCGGCTTTTCAAGGATCGGCGCGACCCTCGGATCACGCGGGTCGGCGGCGTGATCCGCCGCTGGAGCCTCGACGAGCTGCCACAATTCTGGAACGTGCTGATCGGCGACATGAGCGTCGTCGGCCCGCGCCCGCAGATTCCGCCAGAGGTTGCAAATTACGAGGATTGGCATTACAAAAGACTGGCAGTATCGCCTGGACTGACAGGTCTCTGGCAGGTCAGCGGTCGAAGCGAGTTGACCTTTGACGAAATGGTCATCTACGACATCTACTACATCGAGAACTGGTCGCTCGGGCTGGACTTCCGCATCCTGTTGCGGACGGTGCCCGCGGTGCTCCAGGGTCGCGGGGCGTTCTGA
- a CDS encoding glycosyltransferase family 4 protein, which translates to MRIALNAQLLSTSASYRTAGINRVIYHLLDELPRVPGDEEYLVYAPASDPNRQLLSRPRVRRRLTHLPVARPPVRIAWEQSVLPLELLRERADLLHALGFVSPFGWRGRSVVTVYDLSFLRFPEVFNRGNRFYLGTFTPSSLRRADRVITISESTRQDVIELCGVAPERVTPILLAADERFRPATPTDIGVFRQQYSLPERFILYLGTLEPRKNIETLVRAYARLREHGSTDHILVLAGGRGWLYDTIFALVQSLGLADYVRFPGFVPAEQQALWYSSATVFAFPSRFEGFGLPLLEAMACGTPVVSSWASSLPEVVGDAGRLVDPSDVEGLSAALCELMNDETLRAELSAAGLARAATFSWRRMAEETVQVYREVLQS; encoded by the coding sequence GTGCGTATAGCCCTCAACGCCCAGCTCCTCTCGACCAGCGCGAGCTATCGCACGGCGGGTATCAACCGGGTCATCTACCACCTGCTGGACGAGCTGCCGCGCGTCCCGGGCGACGAGGAGTACCTCGTCTATGCGCCGGCCAGCGACCCGAATCGGCAGCTCCTGAGCCGCCCGCGAGTTCGCCGCCGCCTCACCCATCTGCCCGTCGCTCGGCCGCCGGTCCGCATCGCCTGGGAACAGAGCGTCTTACCCCTCGAGCTGCTCCGCGAGCGCGCCGACCTGCTTCACGCGCTCGGGTTTGTGTCGCCGTTCGGCTGGCGTGGCAGGAGCGTCGTCACGGTCTACGACCTCAGCTTCCTGCGATTTCCGGAGGTCTTCAACCGGGGCAACCGCTTCTACCTGGGCACGTTCACGCCGTCGTCGCTGCGCCGCGCCGACCGGGTCATCACCATCTCGGAGAGCACCCGACAGGATGTCATCGAGCTGTGCGGCGTGGCCCCAGAGCGGGTCACGCCGATCCTGCTGGCCGCCGACGAGCGCTTCCGCCCGGCCACGCCCACCGACATCGGCGTCTTCCGTCAACAGTACAGCCTGCCCGAGAGGTTCATTCTCTACCTCGGGACGCTCGAACCACGGAAGAACATCGAGACGCTGGTGCGGGCCTACGCCCGACTGCGAGAGCACGGGAGCACTGACCATATCCTGGTGCTGGCGGGCGGGCGCGGCTGGCTCTACGACACGATCTTCGCGCTGGTTCAGTCGCTCGGACTGGCCGACTACGTGCGCTTCCCGGGCTTCGTGCCGGCCGAGCAGCAGGCCCTGTGGTATAGTAGCGCGACCGTGTTCGCGTTCCCGAGTCGGTTCGAGGGCTTCGGTCTCCCCCTGCTGGAGGCGATGGCGTGCGGCACCCCCGTCGTCTCATCGTGGGCCTCATCCCTGCCAGAAGTGGTCGGGGATGCCGGACGGCTTGTCGATCCGTCGGATGTCGAAGGATTGTCGGCAGCGCTGTGCGAGCTGATGAACGACGAAACGCTGCGCGCCGAGCTGTCGGCGGCCGGCCTCGCACGAGCGGCGACCTTCTCATGGCGTCGGATGGCCGAGGAAACGGTGCAGGTCTACCGCGAGGTGCTTCAATCGTGA